Genomic window (Mesorhizobium sp. M4B.F.Ca.ET.058.02.1.1):
TCGCCTTCTCCAGCACGCCGGCGTCGCTGCCGCCGCCGCCGATAAAGATGGCGTCGGGCGTTTCCAGCTTGGCGAAAGCCCTGGGCGCCGGGCCCTCGATCACGACAAGACCGGGCACGCCGCAATGCGAGGCGTTACGGCGGATGCGGGCAGCGCGCTCCTTGTCGGCCTCGATGGCGATGGCGCGCAGCGAGGGGTGAGCGAGCATCCATTCGATGCCGACCGAGCCCGAGCCCGCGCCGACATCCCACAGCAGCTCGCCGCGTCGGGGCCCGAGTGCCGACAGCGTCATGGCGCGGACCTCGCGCTTGGTGATCTGGCCGTCATGCTCGAACAGGTGGTCGGCAAGGCCCGACGTCAGCGGCAGGATGCGGGCATCCGGCGTCGATTCAACTTCCAGCGCCAGTACGTTGAGCGGACTGATGTTCTTGAGATCGAAGCCGTCGGCGCGTGCGCTTCGGCGTGCTTCATCCGGTCCGCCGAGCGCTTCAAGGACCGTCAACCGCGAGGGACCGAAGCCGAGTTCGTCGAGCAGCCCGGCGATCGCTGCCGGCGCATCGCCGTCGGATGTCAGCGCAAGGATGCGCGCGCCAGGGTGGAGGAGGGGGCGGATAAGGTCGATCGCGTGGCCGTGGAGCGAGATCGCCTCGACATCCTGCAGCGCCCAGCCCAGCCGGGATGCCGCTAACGAAAGCGATGAAGGCGCCGGCAGCACCCGCATTTGCTTGGGTTTCACCTTGCGCGCCAGCGTGACACCGACGCCGTGGAAGAACGGGTCGCCGGAAGCGAGCACGCAGACATTCTTCCCGGCCAGCGCCAGCACGTCGCGCATCTCGGCGTCGAACGGCGTCGGCCATTGGCGGGCCTCGCCCCTGGCCAGGGCTGCGACGAGCGCGAGGTGTCGCTTGCCGCCGAAGATGAATTCGGCTTGCGCTAGGTGCTGCTTGGCCTCGTCGCCGAGACCCGCTACACCGTCCTCGCCGATGCCGACGACCGTTAGCC
Coding sequences:
- the cbiE gene encoding precorrin-6y C5,15-methyltransferase (decarboxylating) subunit CbiE encodes the protein MPAKGPRGAKLTPKWLTVVGIGEDGVAGLGDEAKQHLAQAEFIFGGKRHLALVAALARGEARQWPTPFDAEMRDVLALAGKNVCVLASGDPFFHGVGVTLARKVKPKQMRVLPAPSSLSLAASRLGWALQDVEAISLHGHAIDLIRPLLHPGARILALTSDGDAPAAIAGLLDELGFGPSRLTVLEALGGPDEARRSARADGFDLKNISPLNVLALEVESTPDARILPLTSGLADHLFEHDGQITKREVRAMTLSALGPRRGELLWDVGAGSGSVGIEWMLAHPSLRAIAIEADKERAARIRRNASHCGVPGLVVIEGPAPRAFAKLETPDAIFIGGGGSDAGVLEKAIKALRPGGRLVANAVTLEMETLLLDQHTKRGGDLTRIAISRASPVGSMQAWRPAMPVTQWSWVKP